From the Maioricimonas rarisocia genome, one window contains:
- a CDS encoding tetratricopeptide repeat protein, which translates to MSASKRGECRKRFNVRLVLSACGLLVVVVAGTHFLHRFQVARLSGALLQQAEARLADGQRTSARSYFKRYVRFRPHDAEALRQLALLQIEAAETIHDYLECLLTAEAALRVTVDADDLRRIAAGCAMRCGEFRAALRHYELLTSATASADLYVQMALCHELLFEYSEAAEAYGEALERDPGNLFSYRRRTGLLRERLDAPQEAGQLLEVAVLHNPQSVELLLLRADDLMRQGLLDESMAHIEEARRVDPLAISPVLAAARLSGRMETPETLRFQELKQQLEDAIGRDSSDLRILLPLAEMEFRSGDLPAARNRLTRGLELSPDQPDFLALSCLAAIRSDDMDVATHCQDRLQAGDAPREVTKLLNGLVLAADRQWGPAASELTSVRHEFDRGTVLATEVESTLLQCYRALDAREKVAALLREQLRQNGFSSDAKRRYAQAMAADGQIAAAISQYRELDLTDEDALPLARLLVRRQLSAPGHPINWDEVNRLLTTAAVSQPDSPEVAVLQVATDLLTHRPDEARKNLHAARERIGNCVELDAAAVELELRLGRHEEARRALEEAVSRHPDRPEVWNASLNVTLATSNADPQKLARLEAAIEQLDASDQPAARRRLASFYRRSRQFVDETRLRHEVAVRSPDSLAANRELVQAALRTGNKPLIVEAIERLRRIEGERGTHWRSARISLALADLDSGDSSTETFSGIMRQIDELERLRPDWSVVWSHRGILAFQRGQHRLAIQNLRRAYELGYRPSGLIELLARLYIMRGAMDDAEEILQGDDGARLAGETAGTLELLGAAASARIGETDRARALARDAIRSRPRHARGYLLLARINLRDGRLAAAEAQFRQAVEVEGESGAAWVGLIRFLHEHRSPDAAMHALQTLRAREDVDPLTLAQCYEACGSLASAEKHYVELEQSRGDDAMTLRAVAEYRLRRGQADRAEVIIRQLTRIGDGESTSERLWAIRRLAGLLAARGTLEGFRQALELLEDQPERDLGPIGQRQLARMLARRPELDHVRRAKVLFTRLHARKLLGPVDQVQFCRVLETLGEDNACEHNWAMLVEEHGGDAYVCTSWLTRLLDRGRVDDAEAFTSALPDSLRSLPAMVPPVIRLHLARGDFDSALQQLDTAVFSVGALTPLQVRDRVDLLNRVADALHSSGAFNEEDRERLAEAIETGYSDLLAMNVNVLPDFLGFLAAEDRFEEAWHQLMMHDDAALPVLLQGAVAILRYGKLAESDVDEWIERLAERVLLSDSAGSLAFEQLAQIRDLQGDSLAAERLYRAALQRNPDNVIALNNLAWLISAGGRDPAEARQLIERALNHVGRYPWLLDTLAQVQLAGDNAEDALETLEEAIEIAEAGHRYFLAAIASEMLARSDDAAKQFALARGLGLSEGDLHRLERPHFKRFATAAESDTLPDHTSPAEL; encoded by the coding sequence AGTTTCGAGCGGCACTGAGGCACTACGAGCTGCTCACTTCTGCCACCGCGAGCGCCGACCTCTATGTCCAGATGGCCCTGTGTCACGAGTTGCTGTTCGAGTACTCCGAAGCAGCTGAAGCATACGGCGAGGCGCTTGAGCGTGATCCCGGGAACCTGTTCAGTTATCGACGGCGCACGGGCCTGCTTCGCGAGCGTCTCGATGCTCCGCAGGAAGCCGGGCAGCTCCTGGAGGTTGCCGTACTTCACAACCCTCAGTCGGTCGAGCTTCTCCTGTTGCGGGCGGACGATCTGATGCGACAGGGGCTCCTCGACGAGTCCATGGCACACATCGAGGAGGCTCGCCGGGTCGATCCACTCGCGATTTCACCGGTTCTGGCAGCGGCGCGACTGTCGGGCCGAATGGAGACGCCAGAAACGTTGCGGTTCCAGGAGTTGAAGCAACAACTCGAAGATGCGATCGGTCGGGACAGCAGCGATCTGCGGATCCTGCTGCCGCTGGCCGAGATGGAGTTTCGCTCCGGGGACCTGCCAGCCGCGCGAAACCGGCTCACACGGGGATTGGAACTGTCGCCAGATCAGCCGGACTTCCTGGCACTGTCGTGTCTGGCTGCGATTCGCAGCGACGACATGGATGTTGCCACGCACTGCCAGGACCGACTCCAGGCCGGAGACGCTCCACGTGAGGTCACGAAACTTCTGAACGGCCTGGTTCTTGCCGCGGATCGTCAGTGGGGGCCGGCGGCCAGTGAACTGACATCGGTTCGCCACGAGTTCGACCGCGGGACTGTGCTCGCGACCGAGGTCGAGTCGACGTTGCTGCAATGCTATCGGGCTCTCGACGCGCGGGAGAAAGTGGCCGCGCTGTTGCGTGAGCAGTTGCGGCAGAACGGTTTCTCGAGCGACGCGAAGAGGCGCTATGCTCAGGCCATGGCGGCTGACGGACAGATAGCGGCTGCGATTTCGCAGTACCGGGAGCTGGATCTGACAGACGAAGACGCCTTGCCGCTGGCCAGACTGCTGGTTCGTCGGCAACTGTCCGCACCGGGACACCCCATCAACTGGGACGAGGTGAACCGCTTGCTGACAACAGCGGCCGTCAGTCAACCCGACAGTCCGGAAGTCGCTGTCCTCCAGGTGGCCACGGATCTGCTCACCCATCGTCCGGACGAGGCCCGGAAGAACCTTCACGCCGCGCGAGAGCGAATCGGCAATTGTGTGGAACTCGATGCCGCAGCGGTTGAACTGGAACTGCGGCTCGGGCGTCATGAGGAAGCCCGGAGGGCACTCGAAGAAGCCGTCTCTCGTCACCCGGATCGACCGGAAGTCTGGAATGCATCCTTGAATGTGACGCTGGCAACAAGCAACGCCGATCCTCAGAAACTGGCCCGTCTCGAAGCCGCGATCGAACAACTCGATGCGTCTGATCAGCCGGCTGCTCGCCGGCGACTTGCCTCGTTCTATCGTCGCAGCCGTCAGTTTGTCGACGAGACGCGCCTGCGTCATGAGGTAGCGGTCCGCAGTCCGGACAGTCTGGCCGCAAATCGGGAACTCGTGCAGGCCGCCCTGCGGACCGGGAACAAGCCGCTGATCGTGGAGGCCATCGAACGACTTCGGCGGATCGAGGGCGAACGGGGAACGCACTGGCGGTCGGCCCGGATCTCGCTCGCACTTGCGGACCTGGACAGCGGCGATTCCAGCACCGAAACGTTCTCGGGAATCATGCGCCAGATTGACGAACTCGAACGGCTCCGACCGGATTGGTCCGTCGTCTGGTCTCACCGGGGGATCCTCGCGTTCCAGCGGGGACAACACAGGCTGGCCATCCAGAATCTGCGACGCGCCTACGAACTTGGATATCGTCCTTCAGGACTCATCGAACTGCTCGCTCGTCTGTATATCATGCGAGGCGCGATGGATGACGCTGAGGAGATTCTTCAGGGAGACGACGGAGCCCGACTTGCCGGAGAGACCGCAGGAACGCTCGAACTTCTTGGAGCAGCTGCATCAGCCAGGATTGGTGAAACCGATCGTGCACGCGCACTGGCACGCGACGCGATTCGCAGTCGTCCACGCCATGCTCGTGGCTATCTGTTGCTGGCCCGGATCAATCTGCGTGACGGGCGACTCGCCGCTGCTGAAGCGCAATTCCGGCAGGCTGTCGAAGTCGAAGGCGAATCGGGAGCCGCGTGGGTCGGGCTGATTCGATTCCTTCACGAGCATCGCTCGCCGGACGCGGCGATGCACGCACTGCAAACGCTGCGAGCCAGGGAAGACGTCGATCCGTTGACGCTGGCGCAGTGTTACGAAGCGTGTGGTAGCCTTGCGTCGGCCGAGAAGCACTACGTCGAATTGGAGCAGTCCCGCGGCGACGACGCGATGACGCTGCGGGCTGTCGCTGAGTACCGCCTTCGTCGGGGTCAGGCAGACCGCGCGGAGGTCATCATTCGGCAACTGACCCGGATCGGTGACGGAGAGAGCACGTCCGAACGCCTCTGGGCCATACGTCGCCTTGCCGGGTTGCTCGCTGCTCGTGGAACGCTGGAGGGATTCCGGCAAGCGCTCGAGTTGCTCGAAGATCAGCCTGAGCGAGATTTGGGGCCGATCGGGCAGCGACAGCTTGCACGAATGCTCGCCCGCCGTCCCGAACTGGATCACGTTCGCAGAGCCAAAGTTCTTTTCACACGGCTGCACGCCCGAAAACTGCTCGGGCCGGTCGATCAGGTTCAATTCTGCCGTGTCCTCGAAACCCTTGGAGAGGACAACGCCTGCGAACACAATTGGGCAATGCTCGTGGAGGAGCACGGCGGCGATGCCTACGTCTGCACGAGTTGGTTGACTCGCTTGCTCGATCGGGGGCGGGTTGACGACGCCGAGGCATTCACTTCAGCTCTGCCCGACTCCCTCCGATCGCTGCCCGCGATGGTCCCGCCGGTCATCAGGCTGCACCTGGCGCGGGGAGACTTCGATTCAGCGTTACAGCAGCTCGACACAGCCGTTTTCTCCGTCGGCGCCTTGACGCCGCTGCAAGTCAGGGACCGTGTGGATTTGCTCAATCGGGTCGCCGATGCTCTTCACTCCAGCGGCGCATTCAATGAGGAAGACCGTGAACGTCTCGCGGAAGCGATCGAGACCGGCTATTCCGACCTGCTCGCAATGAATGTGAACGTGCTTCCGGATTTCTTGGGATTCCTCGCGGCAGAAGATCGCTTCGAGGAGGCGTGGCATCAACTGATGATGCACGACGACGCGGCTCTGCCCGTTCTACTGCAGGGGGCCGTCGCAATTCTGCGCTACGGAAAGCTGGCGGAAAGTGATGTCGACGAATGGATTGAGCGACTGGCCGAACGCGTCCTGTTGTCAGATTCTGCAGGGTCCCTTGCCTTTGAGCAGCTCGCACAGATTCGGGACCTGCAGGGCGACTCACTGGCTGCCGAAAGACTGTACCGTGCAGCTCTTCAACGCAATCCCGACAATGTCATCGCGCTGAACAACCTGGCGTGGCTGATCTCAGCCGGCGGCCGCGATCCGGCGGAGGCGCGCCAGCTCATCGAACGAGCCTTGAATCACGTCGGACGTTACCCGTGGCTGCTCGACACACTCGCTCAGGTTCAACTCGCCGGCGACAATGCGGAAGACGCCCTGGAGACGCTCGAGGAGGCGATCGAAATCGCCGAGGCGGGCCACCGCTATTTCCTCGCGGCGATCGCAAGTGAGATGCTGGCGCGATCCGATGACGCTGCAAAACAGTTCGCTCTGGCCCGCGGGTTGGGGCTCAGCGAAGGCGATCTGCACCGACTGGAGCGGCCCCACTTCAAACGCTTCGCCACGGCGGCTGAATCCGACACACTCCCGGACCACACAAGTCCGGCAGAACTCTGA